Proteins encoded together in one Posidoniimonas polymericola window:
- a CDS encoding DUF1553 domain-containing protein: MISRRPYDNGLVVMPRRAARREWRASRRRLLLKSLAAVLAAAAACIANEAAQADDSVPELSHLVRPILSDKCFYCHGPDEANRPTDLRMDTPEGIRQAFDGGLKKSLAWRRIAADDDADRMPPAGSHKPLTAAEKQTLQDWVAAGAVWSPHWAFVPPVKAEPPREYSAHPVDAFVRRRLHREGLAPSGRASREKLIRRVTFDLHGLPPTIEEIDDFVQDTRPDAWGRVIDRLLASPRYGERMAVSWLDGARYADTNGYQNDFRRTMWPWRDWVINAFNRNMPFDQFTIEQIAGDLLPEPTNEQRIASGFNRNNRTVTEAGSIPEEWLVENVIDRVETTSTVFLGLTMGCARCHDHKFDPISQQEFYEFYAFFNNIEEEGVYSEVRGNVGPVVECLSEADRLELARLESRVRLETKSLAESRSSAIASLREWAVETPLPRAIPTTAAVRLDGAPFAAVAEHEKVVSPNAASHLPKTENAFLGPVATLEGDQWLEYEGLFEPHADRPFTLTAWVKRLGGGVILSKMADSDAYRGIDWMLDEGNHLVTHFIDRWPESALKMTTKKPLAEGVWTHVAVAYDGSSKPSGVSIFFGAEPQPTITNNNSLSGPLQTGQPFRIGRRSGGSMLHGSVARIRVFDYVLSGDELSEIIASDLLSAPATRKFAEASTGSQAAETKTSVENVLLAEYSAIVDPNGGNEYAKASSRLEEARRAADEFRENIPTCMVMQERETPRETFVLSRGQYNQPDLQRQVFPSVPTFLGALPSGRADRLALAEWIVSRDNPLTARVVANRLWGRFFGRGLVKTEENLGVQCDPPSHPELLDWLAVELMDSGWDLQHLTRLVLTSKTYQQSTVADPERYREEPDNRLLERGPRRRLQAEFVRDQALSVGGLLTDRIGGASVFPYQPSGLWDELAGGANEGSYKQSRGPDLYRRSLYTYRKRTVPHPTTAVFDAPGFEICTVKRSLTNTPLQALALLNDPTYVEAARKLAERMILEGGQNPRDRVSYGFRLVTSRRPSELEVTQLCASLEKQKAHFAGAEERVDQFLVTGDAHPDPSLDRPELAAYAIIGSLLLNLDESITTE; encoded by the coding sequence ATGATTTCGCGACGCCCTTACGACAATGGTTTGGTGGTCATGCCCCGCAGAGCGGCCCGTCGCGAATGGCGCGCGTCCCGCCGTCGTCTACTGTTGAAATCGCTCGCCGCCGTACTGGCTGCGGCGGCGGCCTGCATCGCAAACGAAGCGGCGCAAGCAGACGACAGCGTCCCCGAGCTCTCTCACCTCGTGCGGCCGATCTTGTCGGATAAGTGCTTCTACTGCCACGGGCCCGACGAAGCGAATCGCCCGACCGACCTTCGTATGGATACCCCGGAGGGGATCCGCCAAGCATTCGATGGCGGCCTGAAAAAGAGCCTCGCGTGGCGCCGGATTGCCGCCGACGACGATGCCGATAGGATGCCCCCGGCCGGCTCGCACAAGCCATTGACCGCCGCGGAAAAGCAGACGCTCCAGGATTGGGTCGCAGCGGGCGCGGTTTGGTCGCCGCACTGGGCGTTCGTCCCACCAGTCAAGGCCGAACCCCCCAGAGAGTATTCCGCCCATCCGGTCGACGCCTTCGTGCGTCGCCGCCTGCATCGCGAGGGCCTCGCGCCCTCCGGGCGGGCCTCGAGGGAAAAGCTGATCCGCCGCGTCACTTTCGACCTTCACGGACTGCCGCCCACGATCGAAGAGATCGACGACTTCGTTCAGGATACCCGGCCCGACGCTTGGGGGCGCGTGATCGACCGCCTCCTCGCCTCACCACGTTACGGCGAGCGGATGGCGGTCTCTTGGCTCGATGGGGCCCGCTACGCCGACACCAACGGGTATCAGAACGACTTCCGTCGCACGATGTGGCCCTGGCGTGATTGGGTGATCAACGCCTTTAACCGCAACATGCCGTTCGACCAATTCACGATCGAACAGATAGCGGGGGACCTCCTTCCGGAGCCGACTAATGAGCAACGCATCGCGTCCGGCTTCAACCGCAACAACCGAACCGTCACCGAGGCCGGATCGATCCCTGAAGAATGGCTCGTGGAGAACGTGATCGACCGCGTCGAAACCACATCGACCGTGTTTCTTGGGCTAACGATGGGCTGCGCGCGGTGCCATGACCACAAATTCGACCCCATATCGCAGCAAGAGTTCTATGAGTTCTACGCGTTCTTCAACAACATCGAAGAGGAAGGGGTCTACTCCGAGGTGCGCGGCAATGTCGGCCCGGTAGTTGAGTGCCTAAGCGAGGCCGACCGGCTCGAACTCGCTCGCCTGGAGTCGCGAGTGCGTCTTGAGACCAAGTCGCTAGCCGAAAGCCGGTCGTCGGCGATAGCTTCGTTGAGGGAATGGGCGGTCGAGACGCCACTCCCCCGAGCGATTCCCACTACTGCCGCGGTGCGGCTGGACGGCGCTCCATTTGCGGCGGTGGCCGAACATGAAAAGGTCGTCTCGCCCAACGCGGCAAGCCATCTTCCCAAGACCGAAAACGCCTTCCTGGGACCCGTCGCGACGCTCGAGGGCGATCAGTGGCTGGAGTACGAGGGCTTGTTCGAGCCCCACGCCGACCGCCCGTTCACCCTGACCGCGTGGGTCAAGCGACTGGGGGGAGGAGTGATACTTTCCAAGATGGCCGACAGCGACGCCTATCGGGGCATCGACTGGATGCTGGACGAAGGGAACCACCTTGTCACCCACTTCATTGACCGCTGGCCAGAGAGCGCACTGAAGATGACGACCAAGAAACCCCTGGCCGAGGGTGTGTGGACCCACGTCGCGGTCGCCTACGACGGGAGCTCGAAGCCGTCGGGCGTTTCGATCTTCTTCGGGGCCGAACCGCAGCCGACGATCACGAACAACAACTCCCTCTCGGGCCCGCTGCAAACGGGCCAGCCCTTCCGCATCGGGCGGCGTTCGGGTGGCTCGATGCTGCACGGCAGCGTTGCGCGTATTCGCGTCTTTGACTACGTCTTGTCGGGCGATGAGCTGAGTGAGATTATCGCCAGCGATCTGCTGAGTGCGCCCGCGACGAGGAAGTTCGCCGAGGCGTCGACAGGGAGCCAGGCCGCAGAGACCAAGACGTCCGTCGAGAATGTCTTGCTCGCTGAGTACTCCGCGATCGTCGATCCCAACGGCGGCAACGAGTACGCCAAGGCCAGCAGCCGACTCGAGGAAGCCCGGCGCGCGGCAGACGAGTTCCGCGAAAACATCCCAACCTGTATGGTCATGCAGGAACGTGAGACTCCCCGCGAGACGTTTGTCTTGAGCCGGGGCCAGTACAATCAACCAGACCTGCAGCGCCAAGTCTTTCCGTCAGTACCGACGTTTCTGGGGGCCCTGCCGTCGGGTCGCGCCGATCGCCTGGCGCTTGCCGAGTGGATCGTCTCCCGCGACAACCCCCTGACCGCCCGTGTCGTGGCGAATCGCCTCTGGGGGAGATTCTTCGGGAGGGGACTCGTCAAGACGGAGGAAAACCTGGGCGTCCAATGCGACCCTCCGTCCCACCCCGAGCTGCTCGACTGGCTAGCGGTTGAGCTCATGGACTCGGGTTGGGACCTCCAGCACCTTACGCGGCTGGTGCTCACGAGCAAAACGTATCAGCAGTCGACCGTCGCCGACCCCGAACGGTACCGAGAAGAACCGGACAATCGTCTACTCGAGCGGGGTCCGCGGCGCCGTCTGCAGGCAGAGTTTGTCCGCGATCAAGCATTGTCGGTCGGGGGTTTGCTCACCGACCGAATAGGCGGGGCCTCGGTGTTCCCCTACCAGCCCAGCGGGTTGTGGGACGAGCTTGCCGGTGGCGCCAACGAGGGGTCCTACAAACAGTCACGCGGCCCGGACCTCTATCGACGCTCTTTGTATACCTATCGTAAGCGGACCGTGCCCCACCCGACCACGGCCGTATTCGATGCGCCGGGTTTCGAGATTTGCACCGTTAAGAGGTCTTTGACAAACACCCCGCTCCAGGCGTTGGCCCTGCTCAACGACCCGACCTACGTCGAGGCCGCCAGAAAGCTGGCCGAGCGGATGATCCTCGAGGGGGGCCAAAACCCTCGCGACCGCGTCAGTTATGGCTTCCGACTGGTCACGTCGCGGCGGCCCTCGGAGCTCGAAGTCACCCAACTGTGTGCTTCGCTGGAGAAACAAAAAGCCCATTTTGCGGGCGCTGAAGAACGGGTCGACCAGTTCCTTGTTACGGGCGACGCCCACCCCGATCCCTCACTGGACCGACCGGAACTCGCCGCCTATGCGATTATTGGGAGCCTGCTGCTAAATCTCGACGAGTCGATCACTACGGAATAG
- a CDS encoding DUF1501 domain-containing protein: MQTDSALHSAQQCNRRRFLLQTAGSLGGAALASLTSQSATSSSAGGLNLHNPPRAKRVIYLFQSGAPSQFESFDYKPALAKLAGKDLPDSVRDGQRLTGMTSGQDRFPIVPSLFPFRKHGESGAEICDLFPHTAKVADDLLIVRSMKTEAINHDPAITFCQTGSQVAGRPSMGAWVAYGLGSLNDDLPSYVVMLSRGSGRAAGQPLYDRLWGSGFLPSSYQGVKLRAAADPVLYLTDPAGCNRAQRRDLLNDLGQLNSYHHEQVGDPETLARIAQYEMAFRMQSSVPDLTDISDEPKHVLDMYGEDVHKPGTYARNCLLARRLAERDVRFIQLYHMGWDQHNDLPNHMGKQCKDTDQPQAALIADLKQRGLLNDTLVVWGGEFGRTVYCQGELSANNYGRDHHPRCFSIWMAGGSVKGGVTYGATDDFSYNIVEKPVEVHDLNATILYLLGIDHTRLTHRFQGRDFRLTDVHGNIMRDWLA; encoded by the coding sequence ATGCAAACCGATAGCGCCCTCCATTCCGCACAGCAATGCAACCGCCGCCGCTTCCTGCTTCAGACCGCCGGCAGTTTGGGCGGGGCGGCCCTGGCATCCCTTACCAGCCAATCGGCCACGTCGTCTAGCGCCGGCGGCCTGAACCTCCACAATCCGCCGAGAGCCAAGCGGGTCATCTACCTCTTCCAATCGGGGGCCCCCTCGCAGTTTGAGAGCTTCGACTACAAACCCGCGCTTGCCAAACTTGCCGGCAAAGACCTGCCCGACTCAGTGCGCGACGGGCAGCGACTTACGGGCATGACCAGCGGGCAGGACCGTTTCCCTATCGTCCCTTCGTTGTTCCCGTTTCGGAAGCATGGCGAGTCTGGCGCCGAGATCTGCGACCTCTTTCCACACACCGCAAAGGTCGCGGACGACCTGCTCATTGTTAGATCGATGAAGACTGAGGCGATCAACCACGACCCAGCGATCACGTTCTGTCAGACCGGTTCGCAGGTTGCGGGGCGTCCGAGCATGGGCGCCTGGGTTGCCTACGGTCTCGGGAGCCTCAACGACGACCTGCCGTCGTACGTCGTGATGCTGTCGCGTGGTAGTGGGCGGGCCGCGGGGCAGCCGCTCTACGATCGGCTGTGGGGCAGTGGATTCCTCCCCTCGAGCTACCAGGGTGTCAAGCTCCGCGCCGCCGCGGACCCAGTCCTCTACCTGACTGATCCAGCGGGTTGCAACCGCGCGCAGCGGAGAGACCTACTCAACGACCTCGGGCAGCTGAATTCCTACCACCACGAACAGGTTGGCGACCCCGAGACGCTGGCGCGCATCGCTCAGTACGAGATGGCTTTCCGGATGCAGTCGTCCGTTCCCGACCTCACCGACATCTCCGACGAGCCGAAGCACGTGCTTGATATGTACGGCGAAGACGTCCACAAGCCCGGCACCTACGCTCGCAACTGCCTCCTAGCAAGGCGTCTCGCCGAACGCGACGTCCGCTTCATTCAGCTCTACCACATGGGGTGGGACCAGCACAACGACCTGCCCAACCATATGGGAAAGCAGTGCAAGGACACCGATCAACCACAGGCCGCCCTGATTGCCGACCTGAAGCAACGGGGTTTGCTCAATGATACCCTCGTTGTCTGGGGCGGCGAGTTCGGCCGCACGGTCTACTGTCAGGGCGAGCTATCCGCGAACAACTACGGCCGCGACCACCACCCCCGGTGCTTCAGCATCTGGATGGCTGGCGGTAGCGTCAAGGGCGGGGTGACCTACGGAGCAACCGATGACTTCTCGTACAACATCGTCGAAAAGCCCGTCGAGGTTCACGACTTGAACGCAACGATCCTATACCTGCTCGGGATCGACCACACTCGGCTAACCCACCGTTTCCAAGGACGCGATTTCCGACTCACGGACGTACACGGAAACATCATGCGGGACTGGTTGGCCTAG
- a CDS encoding integrase core domain-containing protein, whose amino-acid sequence MESITTIFTPDTILRWHRKLVAQKWDYSERRKKAGRRPISREVTDLIVRFAKENRSWGYHRIQGALANVGHEVSDSTVANVLKAHGLEPAPLRKKRTPWKEFLKAHWDQLAAVDFTSVEVWAPRGLITFYLLFVIQPKTRRAYFAGCTTAPNDAWMQQIGRNLIDDEDGFLKDSRLLIMDRDTKFSAAFRNTVGHGGVHSLRLPPKTPNLNAYIERLMRSIKEECLDRMIFFGEDALQNAVCEYLKHYHAERNHQGLDNRLIADPEEPPPDGLTRCCERLGGILKHYYRAAA is encoded by the coding sequence TTGGAGTCGATCACGACGATTTTCACGCCGGACACGATCCTGCGTTGGCACCGGAAACTTGTGGCGCAGAAGTGGGACTACAGCGAGCGGCGGAAGAAGGCAGGTCGTCGCCCGATCTCCCGGGAGGTCACGGATCTGATTGTCCGCTTCGCCAAAGAGAACCGCTCTTGGGGCTACCACCGGATTCAGGGAGCGTTGGCGAACGTCGGCCACGAGGTCTCCGATTCGACCGTCGCCAATGTCTTGAAGGCCCACGGCCTGGAACCCGCACCGCTCCGGAAGAAGCGGACGCCTTGGAAGGAGTTCCTCAAAGCCCATTGGGACCAGTTAGCCGCGGTCGACTTCACAAGTGTCGAAGTCTGGGCGCCGCGGGGATTGATCACCTTTTACTTGCTTTTCGTGATCCAGCCAAAGACGCGGCGGGCTTATTTTGCAGGATGCACAACCGCACCAAACGACGCGTGGATGCAGCAGATCGGCAGGAACCTGATCGACGACGAAGATGGCTTCCTGAAAGACTCACGCCTGCTCATCATGGATCGAGATACGAAGTTCTCCGCCGCGTTCCGAAACACGGTCGGCCACGGCGGTGTGCACTCGCTTCGGCTGCCTCCCAAGACGCCCAACCTGAACGCGTACATTGAGCGGCTTATGCGGAGCATCAAGGAAGAGTGTCTCGATCGAATGATCTTCTTTGGCGAGGACGCGTTGCAGAATGCCGTCTGTGAGTACCTCAAGCACTACCACGCGGAGCGAAATCATCAGGGGCTCGACAACCGATTGATTGCAGACCCAGAAGAGCCGCCGCCGGACGGCTTGACTCGGTGTTGTGAACGGCTTGGCGGGATACTCAAGCACTACTACCGGGCGGCGGCGTGA
- a CDS encoding Ig-like domain-containing protein, translating into MRHRLYNSKNRLPLQFEPLERRELLDGDGLTLANDAYLSLSFVADGVDAAGQSSALHAAFNAIAPEATWKQAILSAFQSWAVHTNADIGLCDDGGQAFGSPGASLGDPRFGDIRVGAVLLDPSIGAVSVPMDGVVGGSWLGDVLFNTQFNFTSVDDIYAIALHEAGNVFGLEDSADPNSPLHPGPIPTATQPTTTDVANLQDLYGVRSADLYETLDNRNNPDNNVITSASRIAIEDTPPTDAGKVPSILYADISSAADVDFFRLPNLDNYTGPLTFEVRTAGISLLTPEVTIYDDSQQPIATAASTSMGGDTLTITLPTSVDGRDYYIEVKAAAGADYERGGYSLTTTFDDLNEVPDALIERYADGSLRKLTPKQISKVLEPDEDDFFEQEDHENNTFGGAAVLELDADFAVGARYSIQGAITTADDVDFFEVDSPEVFAGPTGTLTVAVRSLEAGGLVPRVTVNNHDGNLLPTELLMNGSGQLVLQVSGVLPSEDYYIGIQADDPDGFFNTGNYELTASFQDASLSLPTFAEGTLAPTDFGVTHTFYVAEPQLFHFLLESTGGAPLSAVVATIRTSDGEAVYRIAGPAGTTRSQLAVLLPPGEYTADFNTVSLYEPLSTPVTYRLAGAAFSDPFAGDPDDPNAHPFACPDPELAGFFCYPGDFLSADPYLWEDFVASQTEPPPETDLQQLVVTLLSDWWSWVWDQVGANGPVLAQGDRFDVQTNSPIGVDANVLTNDIDPEGGDVVAVLETSTTHGQLQLAPNGAITYTPDPGFAGTDSFRYFANDFVQNSSPATVYLVVGSGITGDYNGDGLVDSNDLLTWKTAYGSATELLADGNKNMVVDAGDYALLRDAIVAAAAPVALPAAALARGTIVGDPSTTLPLSLSSQPAMTLAEFAAIRSTSGGRAQAILSRSTYSSDSRRSDAHDLALSQVSLPSRRRLLTAPQSVNDSEGNDGPKSDADRMKTVSTRPTTLLGNSSRHRRAEIEVAG; encoded by the coding sequence ATGAGACACCGACTCTACAATTCCAAGAACCGCCTGCCCTTGCAGTTCGAGCCTCTCGAACGCAGGGAGCTGCTCGACGGCGACGGGCTGACGCTGGCGAACGACGCGTACCTTTCCCTCAGCTTCGTGGCCGACGGGGTCGACGCCGCCGGGCAGTCGAGCGCGCTGCACGCCGCCTTCAACGCGATCGCCCCCGAGGCGACCTGGAAGCAGGCCATCCTGTCTGCCTTCCAGTCGTGGGCCGTGCACACGAACGCCGACATCGGCCTCTGCGACGACGGCGGCCAGGCGTTTGGCTCGCCCGGCGCCTCGCTGGGCGACCCCCGCTTCGGCGACATCCGCGTCGGCGCAGTCTTGCTGGACCCCTCGATCGGCGCGGTCTCGGTGCCGATGGACGGCGTGGTTGGCGGCTCTTGGTTGGGCGATGTCCTGTTCAACACCCAGTTCAACTTTACCAGCGTCGACGACATCTACGCGATCGCCCTGCACGAGGCGGGCAACGTGTTCGGGCTCGAGGACAGCGCGGACCCGAACTCGCCGCTCCACCCCGGGCCTATCCCGACCGCCACCCAGCCCACGACGACCGACGTCGCAAACCTGCAGGACCTTTACGGCGTCCGTTCCGCCGACCTGTACGAGACGCTCGACAACCGCAACAACCCCGACAACAACGTCATCACCTCGGCGTCGCGGATCGCGATCGAGGACACCCCGCCAACCGACGCCGGCAAGGTCCCGTCGATCCTCTACGCCGACATCAGCTCCGCCGCCGACGTCGACTTCTTCCGGCTGCCGAACCTGGACAACTACACCGGGCCGCTGACGTTCGAGGTCCGCACCGCGGGCATCAGCCTGCTGACGCCCGAGGTCACGATCTACGACGATAGCCAACAGCCCATCGCCACCGCCGCGTCGACCAGCATGGGCGGCGACACGCTCACAATCACGCTGCCGACCTCGGTCGACGGCCGCGATTACTATATCGAGGTCAAGGCGGCCGCCGGAGCCGACTACGAACGCGGCGGTTACTCGCTCACCACCACCTTCGATGACCTCAACGAGGTCCCCGACGCGCTCATCGAGCGGTACGCGGACGGTTCGCTCCGCAAGCTCACTCCCAAACAGATCTCCAAGGTGCTCGAGCCCGACGAGGACGACTTCTTCGAGCAGGAAGACCACGAGAACAACACCTTCGGCGGCGCGGCGGTGCTGGAGCTCGACGCCGACTTCGCGGTCGGCGCCCGCTACTCCATCCAGGGCGCCATCACCACGGCCGACGACGTCGACTTCTTCGAGGTCGACAGCCCTGAGGTCTTTGCCGGTCCGACCGGCACGCTGACCGTCGCTGTCCGCTCGCTGGAGGCCGGCGGACTCGTCCCCAGGGTTACGGTCAACAACCACGACGGCAATCTCCTGCCAACCGAACTGCTGATGAACGGATCGGGCCAGCTCGTGCTGCAGGTGAGCGGCGTGCTGCCGTCGGAGGACTACTACATCGGCATCCAGGCCGACGACCCCGACGGCTTCTTCAACACCGGCAACTACGAGCTGACCGCCTCGTTCCAGGACGCCTCGCTGTCGCTGCCGACGTTTGCCGAGGGGACCCTCGCCCCGACCGACTTCGGCGTGACCCACACCTTCTACGTGGCCGAGCCACAGCTGTTCCACTTCCTCCTCGAGTCCACCGGTGGCGCCCCGCTGAGCGCGGTCGTCGCCACGATCCGGACCTCCGACGGCGAGGCGGTCTACCGGATCGCCGGCCCCGCGGGGACCACGCGTTCTCAGCTTGCTGTGCTGCTGCCGCCGGGCGAGTACACCGCCGACTTCAACACGGTCTCGCTCTACGAGCCGCTCTCCACGCCGGTCACCTACCGGCTGGCGGGCGCCGCGTTCTCGGACCCGTTCGCCGGCGACCCCGACGACCCGAACGCCCACCCGTTTGCCTGCCCCGACCCCGAGCTGGCCGGCTTTTTCTGCTACCCCGGTGATTTCCTGTCGGCCGACCCGTACCTGTGGGAGGACTTTGTCGCGAGCCAGACCGAGCCGCCACCGGAAACGGACCTGCAGCAGCTCGTCGTGACGCTGCTGTCCGACTGGTGGAGCTGGGTCTGGGACCAGGTCGGCGCGAACGGGCCGGTCCTCGCCCAGGGCGACCGCTTCGACGTCCAGACCAACTCGCCGATCGGCGTCGATGCAAACGTGCTCACCAACGACATCGACCCCGAGGGCGGCGACGTGGTCGCCGTGCTCGAGACCTCCACCACACACGGCCAGCTGCAGCTCGCCCCGAACGGGGCCATCACGTACACGCCCGATCCGGGCTTTGCCGGGACCGACAGTTTTAGATACTTCGCGAACGACTTCGTGCAGAACTCCTCCCCGGCGACTGTCTACCTGGTGGTCGGGTCGGGGATTACCGGCGACTACAACGGCGACGGATTGGTTGATAGCAACGACCTACTGACCTGGAAAACTGCCTACGGATCCGCTACGGAACTGCTCGCGGATGGCAATAAGAACATGGTAGTCGACGCCGGAGACTACGCCCTCTTGCGCGACGCCATAGTGGCCGCAGCCGCCCCAGTTGCTTTGCCCGCGGCAGCGTTGGCGCGCGGGACGATTGTAGGAGACCCTTCGACTACACTTCCCTTGTCTCTGTCAAGCCAGCCGGCTATGACGCTTGCAGAGTTCGCCGCGATTCGGAGCACATCCGGTGGACGGGCCCAAGCGATCTTGTCACGGTCTACGTATTCATCAGATTCACGGAGGTCCGACGCCCACGACTTGGCTCTTTCGCAGGTCAGCCTCCCATCGAGGCGTCGACTTCTCACTGCCCCTCAGAGTGTCAACGATTCTGAGGGAAACGATGGTCCGAAATCTGACGCCGACCGTATGAAGACGGTCAGCACGCGACCCACGACTCTATTGGGCAATAGTTCTCGGCATCGGCGGGCGGAGATCGAAGTCGCGGGGTAG